A single window of Fusobacterium periodonticum 1_1_41FAA DNA harbors:
- the ahpC gene encoding alkyl hydroperoxide reductase subunit C, with protein sequence MSLIGKKVPEFKAQAFKKGEKDFITVTDKDLQGKWSVFVFYPADFTFVCPTELEDLQDNYAAFQKEGAEVYSVSCDTAFVHKAWADHSERIKKVTYPMIADPTGFLARAFEVMIEEEGLALRGSFVINPEGKIVAYEVHDNGIGREAKELLRKLQGAKFVAEHGEVCPAKWQPGSETLKPSLDLIGEL encoded by the coding sequence ATGTCATTAATAGGAAAAAAAGTACCTGAATTTAAAGCACAAGCTTTCAAAAAAGGAGAAAAAGATTTTATAACAGTTACAGATAAAGATTTACAAGGAAAATGGTCAGTATTCGTTTTCTATCCAGCAGACTTTACATTCGTATGTCCAACTGAATTAGAAGATTTACAAGATAACTATGCAGCATTCCAAAAAGAAGGAGCAGAAGTTTACTCAGTTTCTTGTGATACAGCATTCGTTCACAAAGCATGGGCAGACCACTCAGAAAGAATTAAAAAAGTAACTTACCCAATGATCGCAGATCCTACTGGATTCTTAGCAAGAGCATTTGAAGTTATGATAGAAGAAGAAGGATTAGCATTAAGAGGAAGTTTTGTAATCAATCCTGAAGGAAAAATTGTTGCTTATGAAGTACATGACAATGGAATTGGAAGAGAAGCTAAAGAATTATTAAGAAAACTTCAAGGAGCTAAATTTGTTGCTGAACACGGAGAAGTATGTCCAGCTAAATGGCAACCTGGAAGCGAAACTTTAAAACCAAGCTTAGATTTAATCGGAGAATTATAA
- the ilvD gene encoding dihydroxy-acid dehydratase encodes MSRSNNLTEGAARAPHRSLLKGLGFVAEEMDRPIIGIANSFNEIIPGHVHLQTLVQAVKDGIRNAGGVPMEFNTIGICDGLAMNHLGMKYSLVTRQLIADSVEAVAMATPFDAIVFIPNCDKVVPGMLMAAARLNVPSIFISGGAMLAGVYKGKKVGLSNVFEAVGQYEAGLITRKELNTVEDLACPTCGSCAGMYTANTMNCLTEALGMGLPGNGTVPAVFSERLRLAKKAGMQILEILKADLRPSDIMTKKAFENAVAVDMALGGSSNTALHLPAIAHEAGVDLTLDDFNDIAKKTPQLCKLSPSGEYFIEDLYRAGGVTGVMKRLYENGRLNADEKTVALRTQGELAKDAYINDDDVIKPWDKPAYTTGGIAVLKGNLAEDGCVVKEGAVDKEMLVHSGPAKVFNSEEETIKAMREKKIVAGDVVVIRYEGPKGGPGMREMLAPTATIAGMGLGKDVALITDGRFSGATRGASIGHVSPEAAAGGTIAIVQDGDIIEIDIPNRKINVKLSDEEIARRKAELKPYEPNVKGYLKRYAAHVSSAAAGAIYVE; translated from the coding sequence ATGTCAAGAAGTAATAATCTAACAGAGGGAGCAGCAAGAGCACCTCATCGTTCGTTGTTAAAAGGTCTGGGGTTCGTAGCCGAAGAAATGGATAGACCTATAATTGGAATTGCCAACTCATTCAATGAAATAATCCCGGGGCATGTACACCTACAAACTTTGGTACAAGCTGTTAAAGATGGAATTAGAAATGCTGGTGGAGTTCCTATGGAATTCAATACTATAGGAATTTGTGATGGACTTGCAATGAATCACTTAGGTATGAAATATTCATTGGTAACAAGACAATTGATTGCAGATTCTGTTGAAGCAGTTGCAATGGCAACTCCATTCGATGCAATAGTATTTATCCCTAACTGTGATAAAGTTGTGCCTGGAATGTTAATGGCAGCAGCAAGATTAAATGTACCTTCTATCTTTATAAGTGGAGGAGCTATGCTTGCAGGAGTATACAAAGGTAAAAAAGTTGGGTTAAGTAATGTTTTTGAAGCCGTTGGACAATATGAAGCAGGACTTATAACAAGAAAAGAATTAAATACAGTTGAAGATCTAGCTTGTCCTACTTGTGGATCTTGTGCAGGTATGTATACAGCTAACACTATGAACTGTTTAACAGAAGCTTTAGGTATGGGACTTCCTGGAAACGGAACTGTACCTGCTGTATTCTCTGAAAGATTAAGACTTGCTAAAAAAGCAGGTATGCAAATATTAGAAATTTTAAAAGCTGATTTAAGACCTAGTGACATCATGACTAAAAAAGCTTTTGAAAATGCAGTTGCTGTTGATATGGCTTTAGGAGGATCATCAAATACTGCTCTACACTTACCAGCTATAGCTCATGAAGCAGGGGTAGATTTAACTTTAGATGACTTCAACGATATCGCTAAAAAGACTCCTCAATTATGTAAATTATCACCTTCAGGTGAATACTTTATAGAAGATCTATATAGAGCAGGTGGAGTTACAGGAGTTATGAAAAGACTTTATGAAAACGGAAGACTTAATGCTGATGAAAAAACAGTTGCTCTAAGAACTCAAGGTGAACTTGCAAAAGACGCTTATATTAATGATGATGATGTTATAAAACCTTGGGATAAACCAGCTTACACAACAGGAGGAATTGCAGTTCTAAAAGGAAACCTTGCAGAAGATGGTTGTGTTGTAAAAGAAGGAGCTGTTGATAAAGAAATGCTTGTTCACTCAGGACCTGCAAAAGTATTTAACAGTGAAGAAGAAACTATAAAGGCCATGAGAGAGAAAAAGATAGTTGCAGGAGATGTTGTAGTTATAAGATATGAAGGGCCTAAAGGTGGACCTGGAATGAGAGAAATGCTTGCACCTACTGCTACAATAGCTGGAATGGGCTTAGGAAAAGATGTCGCTTTAATAACTGATGGAAGATTCTCAGGTGCTACAAGAGGAGCTTCAATAGGGCATGTTTCTCCAGAAGCTGCTGCAGGAGGGACTATTGCAATAGTACAAGATGGAGATATTATCGAAATAGATATTCCAAATAGAAAAATAAATGTAAAACTTTCTGATGAAGAAATTGCAAGAAGAAAGGCAGAATTAAAACCTTACGAACCAAATGTTAAAGGTTACTTAAAAAGATATGCAGCCCATGTTTCATCAGCTGCTGCAGGAGCTATATACGTAGAATAA
- the ilvA gene encoding threonine ammonia-lyase: MHKLYNFIEARERLTTVVVKTKLMHSPVFSEESGNEIYLKPENLQKTGSFKIRGAYNKIAKLTDEEKKKGVIASSAGNHAQGVAYAAKRLGIKAVIVMPKHTPLIKVEATRKYGAEVVLHGEVYDDAYKKALELQKENGYVFVHPFNDEDVIEGQGTIALEILDELPDADIILVPLGGGGLVSGIASAAKLKNPQVKVIGVEPEGAASAIAALEKGKVVELAEANTIADGTAVKRIGEKNFEYIKKYVDDIVTVSDYELMEAFLLLVEKHKLVAENSGILPVAAAKKLNIKGKKIVAVLSGGNIDVLTISSMINKGLIMRGRIFTFSVQLADKPGQLLKVSEILAKQNANVIKLEHNQFKNLSRFKDVELQVTVETNGEEHISKIAEAFKKEGYEIVRENPPM, encoded by the coding sequence ATGCACAAACTTTACAATTTTATAGAAGCAAGAGAAAGATTAACAACAGTTGTGGTAAAAACTAAATTGATGCACAGCCCTGTGTTCTCTGAAGAATCAGGGAATGAAATATATCTAAAACCAGAAAATTTACAAAAGACTGGTTCATTTAAAATAAGAGGAGCATATAACAAGATTGCTAAACTTACTGATGAAGAAAAGAAAAAAGGAGTTATAGCTTCATCAGCTGGTAACCATGCTCAAGGAGTTGCTTATGCAGCAAAAAGATTAGGAATCAAGGCTGTTATAGTTATGCCTAAACATACTCCTTTAATAAAAGTTGAAGCAACTAGAAAATATGGAGCAGAAGTTGTACTTCATGGAGAAGTTTATGACGATGCTTATAAAAAGGCTTTAGAACTTCAAAAAGAAAATGGTTATGTATTTGTACACCCTTTCAATGATGAAGATGTTATAGAAGGGCAAGGAACTATTGCACTTGAAATATTAGATGAGTTACCTGATGCAGATATCATACTTGTTCCACTTGGTGGAGGAGGTTTAGTTTCTGGTATAGCTTCTGCAGCTAAACTTAAAAATCCTCAAGTAAAAGTTATAGGAGTTGAGCCTGAAGGAGCTGCTTCTGCAATAGCTGCACTTGAAAAAGGGAAGGTTGTAGAACTAGCTGAAGCCAATACTATAGCTGATGGTACAGCTGTTAAGAGAATAGGTGAAAAGAACTTTGAATATATCAAAAAATATGTTGATGACATAGTTACTGTTTCAGATTATGAGTTGATGGAAGCCTTCTTATTATTGGTTGAAAAACATAAATTAGTAGCTGAAAACTCAGGTATCCTGCCAGTGGCAGCAGCTAAGAAATTAAATATAAAAGGTAAAAAGATAGTTGCAGTTCTAAGTGGAGGGAATATAGATGTTTTAACTATTTCTTCTATGATAAATAAAGGACTTATTATGAGAGGTAGAATTTTTACTTTCTCTGTTCAATTAGCTGATAAACCAGGACAACTTTTAAAAGTTTCTGAAATTTTAGCAAAACAAAATGCAAATGTTATTAAGTTGGAACACAATCAATTTAAAAATCTATCAAGATTTAAAGATGTGGAATTACAAGTTACAGTTGAAACAAATGGTGAAGAACATATCTCTAAGATTGCTGAAGCTTTCAAGAAAGAAGGTTATGAAATAGTTAGAGAAAATCCACCGATGTAA